Proteins from one Fragaria vesca subsp. vesca linkage group LG6, FraVesHawaii_1.0, whole genome shotgun sequence genomic window:
- the LOC101309757 gene encoding lactoylglutathione lyase-like, whose translation MSQTQQRKEEDTNVQEKKKLSNIEENHDKEDHRVKDQKEEHQLPLMALNHVSRLCSNVEESVKFYTTVLGFVKIERPLAFDFDDDWLFNYGVGIHLVQSKDEDRLPHQNHLDPMDNHISFQCEDMDAMVKKLEELNIEYMKRTVEDDKNGAKIDQLFFNDPDGFMVEICNCENLKLVPAGSMGKIKLPFDRHNPPMDVSDNGTEDK comes from the exons ATGTCTCAGACGCAGCAGAGGAAGGAAGAAGATACTAATGTGCAAGAGAAGAAGAAGTTATCAAACATTGAGGAGAACCATGACAAAGAAGATCATAGAGTGAAAGATCAAAAGGAAGAGCACCAACTTCCTCTAATGGCCTTGAATCATGTATCGAGGCTGTGTAGTAATGTGGAGGAGTCGGTAAAATTTTATACTACAGTCTTGGGGTTTGTGAAGATCGAGAGGCCACTGGCTTTTGATTTCGACGATGATTGGTTGTTTAACTATGGAGTTGGGATTCACTTGGTGCAGTCCAAGGATGAGGATAGGCTACCTCATCAAAATCATCTGGATCCCATGGACAACCACATCTCATTTCAG TGTGAGGACATGGATGCAATGGTGAAGAAATTGGAGGAGCTAAACATAGAGTACATGAAGAGGACAGTGGAGGATGATAAAAATGGGGCAAAAATTGATCAATTATTCTTCAATGACCCAGATGGATTCATGGTGGAGATATGCAATTGTGAGAATCTCAAGCTTGTTCCTGCAGGTTCCATGGGCAAAATAAAGCTGCCATTTGATAGACATAATCCTCCTATGGATGTGAGCGACAATGGTACTGAAGACAAGTGA